From Cellulomonas dongxiuzhuiae, the proteins below share one genomic window:
- the tsaB gene encoding tRNA (adenosine(37)-N6)-threonylcarbamoyltransferase complex dimerization subunit type 1 TsaB, translating into MHLGIDTSGAVTASLVLDADRADTLTDDEPRRHAELLAPLVTELLARHGRAVGDLESVVVGTGPAPFTGLRVGLVTARVLGLSLGIPVHGAPSLDALAEAAARFAGLEDGSPLLVVTDARRREVYWSRYEVRDGAAVTTDGPDVGPPADVPRTPDDVVLGAGRDLYPQVFGEADPRVAGGPPALLSPDPSLLVRIAQRRLAAGATLPADPLYLRRPDAVPPAGVKRVLA; encoded by the coding sequence ATGCACCTGGGGATCGACACGTCGGGCGCGGTCACCGCGTCGCTGGTGCTCGACGCCGACCGCGCCGACACGCTCACCGACGACGAGCCGCGCCGGCACGCCGAGCTGCTCGCGCCGCTCGTCACGGAGCTCCTCGCGCGGCACGGGCGCGCGGTGGGGGACCTCGAGAGCGTCGTCGTCGGCACCGGACCGGCGCCGTTCACGGGTCTGCGCGTCGGGCTGGTGACGGCCCGCGTGCTCGGCCTGTCGCTCGGGATCCCCGTGCACGGCGCGCCGAGCCTCGACGCGCTCGCCGAGGCAGCTGCCCGGTTCGCCGGCCTCGAGGACGGGAGCCCGCTGCTCGTCGTCACGGACGCGCGCCGCCGCGAGGTCTACTGGTCGCGCTACGAGGTCCGCGACGGTGCGGCCGTGACCACCGACGGGCCCGACGTGGGCCCGCCCGCGGACGTCCCGCGGACACCCGACGACGTCGTGCTGGGAGCGGGCCGCGACCTGTACCCGCAGGTGTTCGGCGAGGCCGACCCGCGCGTGGCCGGTGGACCGCCCGCGCTGCTGTCCCCGGACCCCTCGCTGCTGGTCCGCATCGCGCAGCGGCGGCTGGCGGCGGGCGCGACGCTGCCCGCCGACCCGCTGTACCTGCGCCGCCCCGACGCCGTGCCCCCCGCGGGGGTCAAGCGGGTGCTGGCGTGA
- a CDS encoding sulfurtransferase, with translation MSTQDETRGRVLVDADELARLLADDEPPALLDVRWALGRTDGHERYLAAHLPGAVYVDLDTELAAPPSPAAGRHPLPDVTDLERAARRWGVREGGAVVAYDDAGGTSAARAWWLLRWAGVRDVRLLDGGLAAWVAAGYAVEPGDVTPEPGDVVLVPGALATVDADGAAALAADGVLLDARAAERYAGDVEPVDPRAGHVPGAVSAPTAANLDDAGRFLPADALRARFAAAGVTPGGGPVGVYCGSGVTAAHEVAALASVGVDAALYPGSWSQWSNDPSRPAATA, from the coding sequence GTGAGCACCCAGGACGAGACGCGCGGCCGGGTGCTGGTCGACGCCGACGAGCTCGCCCGGCTGCTCGCCGACGACGAGCCGCCCGCGCTGCTGGACGTGCGCTGGGCCCTGGGCCGCACCGACGGCCACGAGAGGTACCTCGCGGCGCACCTGCCGGGTGCGGTGTACGTCGACCTCGACACCGAGCTCGCCGCGCCGCCGTCGCCGGCGGCCGGCCGCCACCCGCTGCCGGACGTCACCGACCTCGAGCGGGCCGCGCGGCGCTGGGGCGTGCGCGAGGGCGGTGCGGTCGTGGCGTACGACGACGCCGGTGGCACGTCCGCCGCACGGGCGTGGTGGCTGCTGCGCTGGGCGGGCGTGCGCGACGTCCGGCTCCTCGACGGCGGGCTCGCCGCGTGGGTCGCCGCGGGCTACGCCGTCGAGCCGGGTGACGTGACGCCCGAGCCGGGCGACGTGGTGCTCGTGCCGGGTGCGCTGGCGACCGTCGACGCCGACGGCGCCGCGGCGCTCGCGGCGGACGGTGTGCTGCTCGACGCGCGCGCCGCCGAGCGGTACGCGGGCGACGTCGAGCCCGTGGACCCGCGCGCGGGGCACGTGCCCGGTGCGGTGAGCGCACCCACGGCGGCCAACCTGGACGACGCCGGCCGGTTCCTGCCCGCCGACGCGCTGCGCGCCCGGTTCGCCGCGGCTGGCGTCACGCCCGGCGGCGGGCCGGTGGGCGTCTACTGCGGCTCGGGCGTGACCGCGGCGCACGAGGTCGCGGCGCTCGCGTCGGTCGGCGTCGACGCGGCGCTGTACCCCGGGTCGTGGTCGCAGTGGTCGAACGACCCGTCCCGGCCGGCAGCCACCGCCTGA
- a CDS encoding holo-ACP synthase: MIVGVGIDVVDVARFMATVERVPALRVRLFTPDERDLPDASLAARFAAKEAIAKALGAPPGMSWQDATVRRVAGAQPVVEIVGTVLARARELGVDRFHLSISHDAGIASAMVVAERDT; this comes from the coding sequence GTGATCGTCGGCGTCGGCATCGACGTCGTCGACGTCGCGCGCTTCATGGCGACGGTGGAACGGGTACCCGCGCTGCGGGTGCGGCTGTTCACCCCCGACGAGCGCGACCTGCCGGACGCGTCGCTCGCCGCGCGGTTCGCCGCGAAGGAGGCGATCGCCAAGGCGCTGGGCGCCCCGCCCGGCATGAGCTGGCAGGACGCGACGGTGCGGCGTGTCGCGGGTGCGCAGCCGGTCGTGGAGATCGTCGGCACGGTGCTGGCGCGCGCCCGGGAGCTCGGCGTCGACCGCTTCCACCTGTCGATCTCCCACGACGCCGGCATCGCGTCCGCCATGGTCGTCGCCGAACGCGACACCTGA
- the alr gene encoding alanine racemase, whose amino-acid sequence MAGVNDFPARAVVDLGALRGNVRTLASLAPTAQVMAVVKADAYGHGLVPSALAALEGGATWLGTAQVTEALHLRRAGVTGARILTWLYAPGAPLREAVEADVDLSVASRWALDDVVAAAREAGRTARVHLKIDTGLGRNGLLPAQLPDVLAAALAAEAEGLVRVVGVWSHLAFADAPDHAVVGRQAAVFTDAVAAVEAAGARLEVRHLANSAATLTAPALHWDLVRPGIAVYGLTPVPQLGGPERFGLVPAMTFEAQLATVKPVPAGSGVSYGHEYVVPRDTVLGVVPLGYADGIPRHASGTADRWGGPVQVGGRRLGIAGRVCMDQVVLDLGPGASDAAGDRVVLWGDGRDGGPTAQDWAEVAGTISYELVTRLGARVPRVYVDSEQGRAGAQALATAVPSSAGGGVA is encoded by the coding sequence CTGGCAGGCGTGAACGACTTCCCGGCGCGCGCGGTGGTCGACCTCGGCGCCCTGCGCGGCAACGTCCGCACCCTCGCCTCCCTGGCCCCCACCGCGCAGGTGATGGCCGTCGTCAAGGCCGACGCGTACGGGCACGGCCTCGTGCCCAGCGCGCTCGCGGCGCTCGAGGGCGGCGCCACGTGGCTCGGCACGGCACAGGTCACCGAGGCGCTCCACCTGCGGCGTGCGGGCGTCACGGGTGCCCGGATCCTCACGTGGCTGTACGCGCCCGGCGCGCCGCTGCGCGAGGCGGTGGAGGCGGACGTCGACCTGTCGGTCGCGTCACGCTGGGCGCTCGACGACGTGGTCGCGGCGGCACGCGAGGCCGGCCGGACCGCGCGCGTGCACCTCAAGATCGACACCGGGCTGGGTCGCAACGGCCTGCTCCCCGCACAGCTGCCCGACGTCCTCGCGGCGGCGCTCGCCGCGGAGGCCGAGGGCCTCGTGCGGGTCGTCGGCGTGTGGTCGCACCTGGCCTTCGCGGACGCCCCGGACCACGCCGTCGTCGGTCGGCAGGCGGCCGTGTTCACCGACGCGGTCGCGGCCGTCGAGGCCGCCGGTGCGCGCCTCGAGGTCCGCCACCTCGCCAACTCGGCCGCCACGCTCACGGCGCCCGCGCTGCACTGGGACCTCGTGCGGCCTGGCATCGCCGTCTACGGCCTGACGCCCGTGCCGCAGCTCGGCGGGCCCGAGCGGTTCGGCCTGGTGCCGGCCATGACGTTCGAGGCGCAGCTCGCGACCGTCAAGCCCGTGCCCGCCGGCTCGGGGGTGTCGTACGGGCACGAGTACGTCGTGCCGCGGGACACCGTGCTGGGCGTCGTCCCACTGGGGTACGCCGACGGCATCCCGCGGCACGCCTCGGGGACGGCGGACCGCTGGGGCGGTCCCGTGCAGGTGGGCGGACGACGCCTCGGCATCGCGGGGCGCGTGTGCATGGACCAGGTGGTGCTCGACCTCGGCCCCGGCGCGAGCGACGCCGCCGGCGACCGCGTCGTGCTGTGGGGCGACGGGCGTGACGGCGGGCCGACCGCGCAGGACTGGGCGGAGGTGGCAGGGACCATCTCCTACGAGCTCGTGACGCGGCTGGGCGCTCGGGTGCCGCGCGTGTACGTCGACAGCGAGCAGGGCCGGGCGGGCGCGCAGGCCCTCGCCACCGCCGTCCCGTCGTCCGCCGGGGGAGGTGTCGCATGA
- the tsaE gene encoding tRNA (adenosine(37)-N6)-threonylcarbamoyltransferase complex ATPase subunit type 1 TsaE → MTAQVRLPDADATRAWGRELAALLRAGDLVVLTGDLGAGKTTLTQGLGQGLGVRGQVASPTFVIAREHPPLPRPDGTRGPALVHVDAYRLGSLDEVEALDLDSALDEAVTVVEWGAGWVEGLTDDRLELRLERPHGGVGDDVEDAAAGERVLTVHGVGERWAGVVLPGAPAASHASHEEGRA, encoded by the coding sequence ATGACCGCGCAGGTGCGGCTGCCCGACGCCGACGCGACCCGGGCCTGGGGCAGGGAGCTCGCGGCGCTGCTGCGCGCGGGCGACCTGGTCGTCCTGACCGGTGACCTCGGCGCCGGCAAGACGACGCTCACCCAAGGGCTCGGGCAGGGGCTGGGGGTGCGGGGGCAGGTCGCGTCGCCGACCTTCGTCATCGCCCGCGAGCACCCGCCGCTGCCGCGCCCGGACGGCACGCGCGGCCCCGCTCTCGTGCACGTCGACGCGTACCGGCTCGGGTCGCTCGACGAGGTCGAGGCGCTCGACCTGGACTCGGCGCTCGACGAGGCCGTCACGGTGGTCGAGTGGGGTGCGGGCTGGGTCGAGGGGCTGACGGACGACCGGCTCGAGCTGCGGCTCGAGCGCCCGCACGGCGGTGTCGGCGACGACGTCGAGGACGCCGCAGCGGGGGAGCGCGTCCTGACCGTGCACGGCGTGGGGGAGCGGTGGGCGGGCGTCGTCCTGCCCGGCGCGCCCGCGGCGTCGCACGCGAGCCACGAGGAGGGCAGGGCCTGA
- the rimI gene encoding ribosomal protein S18-alanine N-acetyltransferase, which translates to MSAPPLDVTLRPLVAGDLSALDRMERTLFGISAWTRQMLAEELVGPGRTYVGAELPGGSLVGYAGIWFDGRDAQVMTVATDPGYQGRGIARRMLVTLLERARALGAESVLLEVRVDNAPAIHLYETLGFTQLGRRRGYYQPENVDAWTMQLLLPREVREVREVRPEQEAS; encoded by the coding sequence GTGAGCGCACCGCCCCTCGACGTCACCCTGCGGCCCCTGGTCGCGGGCGACCTGTCCGCGCTGGACCGCATGGAGCGGACCCTCTTCGGCATCAGCGCGTGGACGCGGCAGATGCTCGCCGAGGAGCTGGTCGGCCCCGGGCGCACCTACGTCGGTGCCGAGCTGCCGGGCGGGTCCCTCGTCGGGTACGCGGGCATCTGGTTCGACGGCCGGGACGCGCAGGTCATGACGGTGGCGACGGACCCCGGCTACCAGGGCCGCGGCATCGCGCGCCGGATGCTGGTCACGCTCCTCGAGCGGGCGCGCGCGCTCGGCGCGGAGTCGGTGCTGCTGGAGGTGCGCGTGGACAACGCGCCGGCGATCCACCTGTACGAGACCCTGGGGTTCACGCAGCTGGGGCGCCGCCGCGGCTACTACCAGCCGGAGAACGTCGACGCCTGGACCATGCAGCTGCTGCTGCCCCGGGAGGTCCGCGAGGTCCGGGAGGTCCGACCCGAGCAGGAGGCGTCGTGA
- a CDS encoding bifunctional ADP-dependent NAD(P)H-hydrate dehydratase/NAD(P)H-hydrate epimerase: MLHSWDAAAVRAAEEPLLTAGVPLMARASFGLAAHVARALRDRRGRVGGARAVLLVGSGNNGGDTLHAGALLARRGVAVTAVLASGRVHGDGLAALRAAHGRVLTLDDACERHGVAAPVAAAVAAADVVLDGLLGIGGRGGVRGAGARLVDLVAAADPRPLVVAVDLPSGVGVDDGTRTGAVLDADLTVTFGGHKPALLLPPASAAAGRVELVDIGLRLTGAPAVARLEDHDVVALWPVPGRDVHKYGRGVLGVVTGSGHYPGAAVLSVAGALRTGVGMVRYRGSAGAQVLAAHPEVVEGDGRVQAWVVGSGVAPDDAEQRSRARDALAHGSRHDEPVVVDAGALDLLPERVPPHVILTPHAGELAALLAARGERVERADVEAGPLAHARRAHELTGATVLLKGSTTVVVGPHGATYAQADGPAWLATAGAGDVLGGVLGALLAGRASDAVADPALPAALAAAAALVHGRAAHRANPGGPVTASDVAAALPAVVGALVRA, encoded by the coding sequence GTGCTGCACTCCTGGGACGCCGCCGCCGTGCGCGCGGCAGAGGAACCGTTGCTGACCGCCGGGGTGCCGCTCATGGCGCGCGCGTCGTTCGGGCTCGCCGCGCACGTCGCGCGGGCGCTGCGCGACCGGCGGGGGCGTGTGGGTGGTGCGCGGGCGGTGCTGCTCGTGGGGTCCGGCAACAACGGCGGTGACACGCTGCACGCCGGTGCGCTGCTCGCGCGCCGGGGGGTCGCGGTGACGGCCGTGCTCGCGTCGGGGCGCGTGCACGGGGACGGGCTCGCCGCGTTGCGGGCCGCGCACGGGCGGGTGCTGACGCTCGACGACGCCTGCGAGCGGCACGGCGTCGCGGCGCCGGTCGCGGCGGCTGTCGCGGCCGCCGACGTCGTGCTCGACGGCCTGCTCGGCATCGGCGGGCGCGGCGGTGTGCGGGGCGCCGGTGCCCGGCTCGTCGACCTCGTCGCGGCGGCCGACCCGCGGCCGCTCGTCGTCGCCGTCGACCTGCCGTCCGGCGTCGGCGTGGACGACGGCACCCGCACCGGGGCCGTCCTCGACGCCGACCTCACGGTGACCTTCGGGGGCCACAAGCCCGCGCTGCTGCTGCCTCCCGCGTCCGCTGCCGCGGGCCGTGTCGAGCTGGTCGACATCGGGCTCCGGCTCACGGGTGCGCCCGCGGTCGCCCGGCTCGAGGACCACGACGTGGTCGCCCTGTGGCCCGTCCCCGGTCGTGACGTGCACAAGTACGGGCGCGGCGTGCTGGGCGTCGTCACCGGGTCCGGCCACTACCCCGGTGCGGCGGTCCTGTCGGTGGCGGGAGCGCTGCGCACGGGTGTCGGCATGGTCCGGTACCGGGGGTCGGCCGGTGCTCAGGTGCTCGCGGCGCACCCCGAGGTCGTCGAAGGGGACGGGCGGGTCCAGGCGTGGGTGGTGGGCTCCGGCGTGGCACCGGACGACGCTGAGCAGCGCAGCCGTGCGCGCGACGCGCTGGCTCACGGGTCGCGGCACGACGAGCCGGTCGTGGTCGACGCCGGAGCGCTCGACCTGCTGCCGGAGCGGGTGCCGCCGCACGTCATCCTGACGCCGCACGCGGGTGAGCTGGCGGCGCTGCTCGCGGCGCGGGGGGAGCGTGTCGAGCGGGCGGACGTGGAGGCGGGCCCGCTCGCGCACGCCCGCCGCGCGCACGAGCTGACGGGCGCCACCGTGCTGCTCAAGGGCAGCACGACCGTGGTCGTCGGACCGCACGGCGCCACGTACGCGCAGGCCGACGGGCCCGCGTGGCTCGCGACGGCCGGGGCCGGGGACGTGCTGGGCGGCGTGCTGGGCGCGCTGCTGGCGGGCAGAGCGTCCGATGCGGTGGCGGACCCCGCGCTGCCCGCGGCGCTCGCCGCCGCCGCGGCGCTCGTGCACGGCCGGGCGGCCCACCGTGCCAACCCGGGCGGGCCGGTGACGGCGAGCGACGTCGCGGCGGCGCTGCCGGCGGTCGTGGGCGCGCTGGTGCGCGCGTGA
- a CDS encoding nucleoside/nucleotide kinase family protein: protein MSPHPDEPSPSHTRAPQATPPAPLAPALADRVRALLVDGGRRVLGIVGAPGAGKSTLAAQVAAAFGDACVVVPMDGFHLAQSELERIGRADRKGAPDTFDADGYVALLRRLRAPCPGHVVYAPEYRRDLRNPVAGAVAVPHDVPLVVTEGNYLLLDDHGFGPVADLLDESWFVAPDDDVRLARLVARHERFGKPPAAALAWSTGPDAANALLVAPTAERADVVVGPALLG from the coding sequence GTGAGCCCGCACCCCGACGAGCCGTCGCCCTCGCACACGCGGGCGCCGCAGGCCACGCCGCCGGCGCCGCTCGCCCCCGCGCTCGCGGACCGCGTGCGCGCGCTGCTCGTGGACGGCGGGCGCCGGGTGCTCGGCATCGTCGGCGCGCCGGGGGCGGGCAAGTCCACGCTCGCCGCGCAGGTCGCCGCGGCCTTCGGCGACGCGTGCGTCGTGGTCCCCATGGACGGGTTCCACCTCGCGCAGAGCGAGCTCGAGCGCATCGGCCGCGCCGACCGCAAGGGCGCGCCGGACACGTTCGACGCCGACGGGTACGTGGCGCTGCTGCGCCGCCTGCGTGCCCCGTGCCCGGGGCACGTGGTGTACGCGCCCGAGTACCGCCGCGACCTGCGCAACCCGGTCGCGGGCGCGGTCGCCGTGCCGCACGACGTCCCGCTCGTGGTCACCGAGGGCAACTACCTGCTGCTCGACGACCACGGCTTCGGCCCCGTCGCTGACCTGCTCGACGAGTCCTGGTTCGTCGCGCCCGACGACGACGTGCGCCTCGCCCGGCTGGTCGCGCGGCACGAGCGTTTCGGCAAGCCGCCCGCCGCGGCGCTCGCGTGGTCGACCGGCCCGGACGCCGCGAACGCGCTGCTCGTGGCGCCGACGGCCGAACGCGCCGACGTGGTCGTCGGGCCGGCGCTGCTGGGCTGA
- a CDS encoding LLM class F420-dependent oxidoreductase translates to MRFGLFIPQGWRQDLTGIETRDHWKVMHGLAQWADDGDVFESIWVYDHFHAVPEPNGEATHEAWSLINAFAASTSRVRLGQMCTCMAYRNPAYLAKVATTADVISGGRVEMGIGAGWYEHEWRAYGYGFPRAGERIAMLDEGVQIFKQMWTNGTATLDGVHYQVDGAQLSPLPLQVDGPPLWIAGGGEKKTLRIAAEHAQYTNFDGSPEGFAHKSEILRGHCEAIGRNFDEITRSANYNVVIGATQDEVDDRIAWVEEHYANTVPDKAPGIAEEFRRGPLVGTPDQIVEKLRELQALGMTYAITYFAEAAYDRSGIELFAREVTPHLR, encoded by the coding sequence ATGCGATTCGGACTCTTCATCCCCCAGGGCTGGCGGCAGGACCTCACGGGCATCGAGACCCGCGACCACTGGAAGGTCATGCACGGTCTCGCGCAGTGGGCCGACGACGGCGACGTCTTCGAGTCCATCTGGGTGTACGACCACTTCCACGCCGTGCCCGAGCCCAACGGCGAGGCGACCCACGAGGCGTGGAGCCTCATCAACGCGTTCGCGGCGTCGACGTCGCGCGTGCGCCTGGGCCAGATGTGCACGTGCATGGCGTACCGCAACCCCGCCTACCTGGCGAAGGTCGCGACGACGGCCGACGTCATCTCCGGCGGCCGAGTCGAGATGGGCATCGGCGCCGGCTGGTACGAGCACGAGTGGCGGGCGTACGGCTACGGCTTCCCGCGTGCGGGCGAGCGCATCGCGATGCTCGACGAGGGCGTGCAGATCTTCAAGCAGATGTGGACCAACGGCACCGCCACGCTCGACGGCGTGCACTACCAGGTCGACGGCGCCCAGCTCTCGCCGCTCCCGCTGCAGGTCGACGGCCCGCCGCTGTGGATCGCCGGCGGTGGTGAGAAGAAGACCCTGCGGATCGCGGCCGAGCACGCGCAGTACACCAACTTCGACGGCAGCCCCGAGGGCTTCGCGCACAAGTCCGAGATCCTGCGCGGGCACTGCGAGGCGATCGGACGCAACTTCGACGAGATCACGCGTTCGGCCAACTACAACGTCGTCATCGGCGCGACGCAGGACGAGGTCGACGACCGCATCGCGTGGGTCGAGGAGCACTACGCCAACACCGTGCCGGACAAGGCGCCCGGCATCGCCGAGGAGTTCCGCCGCGGCCCCCTGGTCGGCACGCCGGACCAGATCGTCGAGAAGCTGCGTGAGCTGCAGGCGCTGGGCATGACGTACGCGATCACGTACTTCGCCGAGGCCGCCTACGACCGCTCGGGCATCGAGCTCTTCGCCCGCGAGGTCACCCCCCACCTCCGCTGA